Proteins encoded together in one uncultured Sphaerochaeta sp. window:
- a CDS encoding tripartite tricarboxylate transporter permease, translating into MQMLESLLSFLVQIGYLLTDPIGLLVLFGSVIMGIIFGATPGLTATLGVALLTTLTYGMNTSTAMIALMGIYVGGVYGGSYTAILVNIPGTAASAATAMDGYPLACKGFAGRALGLTTTASAIGTFIGMFFVITLSPVISELALQFTSFEFFLLALFGIIISGSLTSPDLVYKGWIAGFLGLFLSVIGRDSLQVYPRFTFGISQLDSGIEVVPVLIGAFGIPQIMSVLKDNFSVTGMKSIGKILPDFKTIFKHIPVILRSSMIGVGIGSVPGIGEDIAGWVSYGTAKRASKHPEEYGNGSVEAVICTETANNACIGGAMIPLLSLGVPGSPPAAMLLGALMLHGVNPGPMLTFENPEFIPNITAILLLASVAMWICGMLLAKQVVKVLKIPTSIFMPIIGLLCIIGSYAIGLNEFNLYLMLIVGVIAYVLTEQGYPIAPLVIGVILGPMCDENLRRALMVSQGSLAPIFQRPVALLLFLVIVATILSSTGMFAKVKEKFSKK; encoded by the coding sequence ATGCAAATGTTGGAATCATTGCTCTCTTTTTTAGTACAAATTGGCTATTTGCTGACAGATCCTATTGGTTTACTCGTTCTCTTCGGGTCGGTGATCATGGGTATCATATTTGGTGCCACCCCAGGACTAACCGCCACCCTTGGTGTTGCACTACTGACCACGCTCACCTATGGCATGAATACCTCTACGGCCATGATTGCCTTGATGGGCATCTATGTTGGAGGAGTGTATGGAGGATCATACACAGCCATCTTGGTAAATATCCCTGGCACAGCGGCATCGGCAGCTACTGCAATGGATGGATATCCATTAGCTTGCAAGGGGTTTGCAGGAAGAGCCTTGGGGCTCACGACCACTGCCTCAGCCATTGGAACCTTCATAGGTATGTTCTTTGTGATCACCCTGTCTCCGGTAATCTCTGAGCTGGCACTGCAGTTCACTTCCTTCGAGTTTTTCCTTCTTGCACTTTTCGGCATTATCATCAGTGGGTCACTCACAAGCCCTGATCTTGTCTACAAGGGATGGATTGCAGGATTCCTTGGATTATTTCTATCAGTAATTGGACGAGACAGTCTGCAAGTGTACCCAAGATTCACCTTTGGTATCTCTCAACTTGATAGCGGTATTGAAGTAGTACCTGTGCTTATAGGTGCATTTGGAATCCCTCAAATCATGAGCGTTCTCAAGGATAATTTCTCAGTTACCGGGATGAAAAGTATCGGGAAGATACTTCCGGACTTCAAGACCATCTTCAAGCATATACCCGTAATTCTCCGGTCAAGTATGATCGGTGTGGGGATAGGATCTGTACCGGGTATTGGCGAGGATATCGCAGGTTGGGTCTCCTATGGTACTGCAAAAAGAGCCTCAAAACATCCTGAAGAATATGGTAATGGATCGGTAGAAGCAGTTATTTGTACGGAAACAGCAAATAATGCATGTATTGGCGGAGCGATGATTCCCTTGCTGAGCCTTGGTGTTCCGGGAAGTCCACCTGCAGCAATGCTCCTTGGAGCCTTGATGCTTCATGGGGTTAACCCTGGCCCAATGCTTACCTTTGAAAACCCAGAATTTATACCCAACATCACCGCTATTCTCCTGCTTGCATCAGTAGCTATGTGGATATGTGGAATGCTACTTGCGAAACAGGTGGTTAAAGTTCTGAAAATCCCCACCTCGATTTTCATGCCGATTATTGGACTTCTGTGTATTATTGGCTCCTACGCAATAGGCTTGAATGAGTTCAATCTATACTTGATGCTCATTGTTGGTGTTATTGCATATGTTCTTACAGAACAGGGATATCCAATTGCACCTTTGGTGATCGGCGTAATACTGGGCCCCATGTGTGATGAGAACCTAAGACGAGCTTTGATGGTATCACAGGGAAGCTTGGCTCCAATTTTCCAGCGACCAGTAGCGCTTCTCCTCTTCTTGGTTATCGTTGCTACTATCCTCAGTAGTACGGGGATGTTCGCAAAAGTAAAAGAGAAGTTTTCAAAGAAATAG
- a CDS encoding sugar phosphate isomerase/epimerase family protein has product MNKVVKSAVITGFLGKTTDRFRSYNTPKTLEEKFALLSTIENIDGVEVVYPYEVPSSDELKRLLAKYSLKIAAINVNVKNEPEFILGGLTSEDPEIRKKAVSMICDAKDYAEQVGANKVQCCPLGDGYEFSFQQDYRKAWKYLVEGFAEAGTYKPEMPLFIEYKPNEVRGKCYIDSASKALYLLEQIGNENIGITLDFGHSMYGKENPAEALSLIASSKFPYYVHINDNDGAWDWDYMVASKHFLEYIEFIYYLQEFEYSDYLTSDTSPTRMDPKETFAANARWTNKIWNLVADCDRDLLAQLMNEGNYMKTWKFIEEQFLLRNC; this is encoded by the coding sequence ATGAACAAGGTAGTAAAAAGCGCAGTGATTACTGGGTTTCTGGGAAAGACAACTGATCGATTCCGATCATACAACACCCCCAAAACATTGGAAGAAAAGTTTGCATTACTTTCCACAATCGAAAATATTGATGGTGTTGAGGTAGTCTATCCATACGAGGTTCCCTCGAGTGATGAATTGAAAAGGCTGCTAGCAAAATATTCTCTGAAAATAGCTGCAATCAATGTCAATGTGAAGAATGAGCCTGAGTTCATTTTGGGTGGACTCACATCTGAAGATCCAGAAATCAGGAAGAAAGCTGTATCAATGATCTGTGATGCAAAAGATTACGCAGAACAGGTTGGAGCCAATAAAGTACAGTGTTGCCCTCTCGGTGATGGTTACGAATTTAGCTTCCAGCAGGATTATCGAAAAGCATGGAAATATTTAGTAGAAGGGTTCGCTGAAGCAGGAACATACAAGCCTGAGATGCCACTTTTTATCGAATATAAGCCTAATGAAGTGAGAGGCAAATGCTATATCGATTCAGCGTCAAAAGCCCTCTATCTGTTAGAGCAAATTGGAAATGAGAATATCGGTATTACGCTCGACTTTGGTCATTCCATGTATGGAAAAGAGAATCCAGCTGAAGCATTGAGCCTTATTGCTTCGAGCAAGTTCCCCTACTACGTGCATATCAATGACAATGATGGAGCATGGGATTGGGACTACATGGTGGCATCAAAACATTTCCTGGAATACATCGAATTCATCTATTATCTGCAGGAATTCGAATACTCCGATTACCTCACTTCTGACACGTCTCCCACCAGAATGGATCCGAAAGAGACCTTTGCAGCCAATGCCAGGTGGACAAATAAAATTTGGAATCTCGTTGCCGACTGTGACCGAGATTTGCTTGCACAGCTGATGAATGAAGGAAACTACATGAAAACGTGGAAATTCATTGAAGAACAATTCCTGTTGAGAAATTGTTGA
- a CDS encoding radical SAM protein: MKTIPETVLRAGLRLVCADPEKNLPKLVSWAQPIAAATGRIQENQWKTVKSITQDPSSGGYGLIMRIIKNTNRDVLEKIIMNFVFNAAWFGAEQLEKTRTEMDMNIPWAILMDPTSACNLSCTGCWAAEYKKTDALSFQTLDRIITEGKNLGTYAYLFSGGEPLIRKHDLIKLAHRHNDAIFAAFTNATLIDAEFAEDLLSVRNFIPIISIEGTEEMTDARRGSGVWKKCIQAMDLLRERRLPFGFSTCYHAHNTEYVGSDEFIEFMEAKGALFGWYFTYIPVGIGATLDLVASTSQRAYMLKRVREIRTQKPLFVLDFWNDGNYVKGCIAGGRRYLHINANGDMEPCAFIHYACETIHDKPLLEALKNPLFKAYRDHQPCNANMFRPCPMFDNPELLVDMVNQSGAQSTQPIDSESVEQLYTKCKPIADKWKPVADELWREYQR; encoded by the coding sequence ATGAAAACAATTCCCGAGACCGTTCTGAGAGCAGGCCTGCGACTTGTATGTGCAGACCCGGAAAAGAATCTTCCCAAGCTGGTGAGCTGGGCACAACCCATTGCTGCAGCAACGGGGAGAATACAAGAAAACCAATGGAAAACAGTCAAGAGCATCACACAAGACCCCTCTTCGGGAGGGTATGGTTTGATTATGAGAATCATCAAGAATACAAACCGGGATGTGCTTGAAAAAATAATCATGAATTTTGTCTTCAATGCTGCTTGGTTTGGAGCTGAACAGTTGGAGAAAACCCGCACAGAGATGGATATGAATATCCCTTGGGCAATCCTGATGGACCCAACTTCTGCCTGCAACCTCTCTTGTACAGGATGCTGGGCCGCCGAGTACAAAAAAACTGATGCGCTCTCCTTCCAAACCTTGGATCGCATCATTACTGAAGGAAAGAACCTGGGCACGTATGCATATCTCTTCTCCGGTGGCGAACCGTTGATTCGTAAACATGACCTGATAAAGCTTGCCCACAGACACAACGACGCAATCTTCGCTGCCTTTACCAACGCAACATTGATCGACGCTGAATTTGCGGAAGACCTACTGAGTGTAAGAAACTTCATCCCAATAATCAGCATCGAGGGGACTGAGGAAATGACCGACGCAAGAAGGGGAAGTGGGGTTTGGAAGAAATGCATACAGGCAATGGACCTCTTACGTGAACGGCGATTGCCCTTTGGATTCTCTACCTGCTACCACGCACACAATACAGAGTACGTGGGTTCTGATGAGTTCATTGAGTTTATGGAAGCAAAAGGAGCACTCTTTGGATGGTACTTCACCTATATTCCTGTTGGGATAGGTGCCACCCTCGACTTGGTTGCCTCCACCTCCCAACGAGCATACATGCTCAAGCGTGTGAGGGAAATACGTACCCAAAAACCACTCTTTGTCCTGGACTTCTGGAATGATGGCAACTATGTAAAAGGATGCATTGCAGGTGGTAGACGATATCTGCACATCAATGCCAATGGTGACATGGAACCATGTGCGTTCATTCACTATGCCTGTGAAACCATCCATGACAAACCCCTTTTGGAGGCTCTTAAGAATCCACTGTTCAAGGCATATCGAGATCATCAGCCGTGTAACGCAAATATGTTCCGCCCCTGTCCCATGTTTGACAATCCGGAGTTGTTAGTAGATATGGTCAACCAGTCGGGAGCACAAAGCACCCAACCTATCGACTCAGAATCAGTAGAACAGCTCTATACAAAGTGTAAGCCGATCGCTGACAAATGGAAGCCAGTTGCTGATGAACTTTGGAGGGAATACCAGAGATAG
- a CDS encoding cupin domain-containing protein, with protein sequence MSSKQDGFEVVAEGVKRKILSYNETIMAVQVHFETGGVGSVHSHPHTQLTYVLEGSFTFTIDGKSVEVSKGDTLVFEPNVKHGTTCLEKGVVLDVFTPYREDFVG encoded by the coding sequence ATGAGTTCAAAGCAAGATGGATTTGAGGTAGTAGCTGAGGGAGTAAAGCGGAAGATTCTCTCCTATAATGAAACAATCATGGCAGTACAAGTCCACTTCGAAACAGGTGGAGTTGGTTCCGTTCACTCCCATCCTCATACTCAGTTGACCTATGTATTAGAGGGCTCTTTTACCTTCACCATTGATGGAAAGTCTGTAGAGGTTTCAAAGGGAGATACCCTTGTCTTTGAGCCAAATGTAAAGCATGGGACCACCTGCCTGGAGAAGGGAGTGGTTCTGGATGTATTCACTCCATACAGGGAAGATTTTGTGGGGTGA
- a CDS encoding tripartite tricarboxylate transporter substrate binding protein produces the protein MKKMIVSVLIVSMVMILPLFAQGQGEVAYPERDITTVVVWGAGGGTDVCNRVVMAEMSKELGVNVNVVNKTGGVSGSIGMLDAFSKKADGYTLCGLSESNVTAGVMGGWENRMDVWDIFIIGGSPDVISVTPDTPYQTIEDLVAAAKANPQSIKAAAGGAGSIHHLNLLAFEQGTEIEFNFIPYPGSAPSQNAAMTGEVDVVITSVAEQAQLIMAGKLRPLGVLVEDAFDLDGTTLVSTFDAFPALSNYLPLSQAIGFAVKAEAPQNVKDTLYAAFDKAMQSEAVKEFGKKNFYVLSGKRGPEANAIFKNLEAVFGYTLKDLGSATVDPETLGIERP, from the coding sequence ATGAAAAAAATGATTGTTTCGGTACTTATTGTCTCAATGGTGATGATTCTCCCATTGTTTGCACAAGGACAAGGTGAGGTAGCCTATCCTGAGCGTGACATCACAACAGTGGTTGTTTGGGGCGCAGGTGGTGGTACAGATGTCTGTAACCGTGTGGTTATGGCAGAGATGTCAAAAGAATTGGGCGTGAACGTCAATGTCGTGAACAAGACCGGTGGTGTATCGGGATCGATTGGCATGCTCGATGCATTTTCCAAGAAAGCTGATGGATATACGCTTTGTGGTCTTTCAGAGTCAAATGTTACCGCAGGTGTAATGGGTGGCTGGGAAAACAGAATGGACGTTTGGGATATCTTCATTATTGGAGGATCACCTGATGTAATCTCTGTCACCCCTGATACTCCTTACCAGACGATTGAAGACCTTGTAGCAGCAGCTAAGGCCAATCCTCAATCAATCAAGGCAGCAGCAGGTGGAGCAGGATCTATACACCATTTGAACTTGCTTGCTTTTGAGCAAGGAACAGAAATTGAATTCAACTTCATTCCTTATCCAGGCTCTGCACCATCACAGAATGCAGCAATGACTGGGGAAGTCGATGTTGTCATCACCTCTGTTGCTGAACAAGCTCAGCTGATCATGGCTGGAAAACTGAGACCTCTGGGTGTTCTTGTTGAGGATGCATTTGATCTTGATGGTACCACTTTGGTATCTACCTTTGATGCATTCCCTGCTCTCAGCAACTATCTTCCTCTTTCACAGGCAATTGGTTTTGCAGTAAAAGCTGAAGCACCACAGAACGTGAAAGATACGTTGTATGCAGCATTTGACAAGGCTATGCAGTCCGAAGCAGTAAAGGAATTCGGAAAGAAGAACTTCTATGTGCTTTCAGGCAAAAGAGGACCAGAGGCTAATGCGATCTTCAAGAATCTTGAAGCAGTCTTCGGTTATACGCTGAAAGATCTTGGATCTGCAACTGTAGACCCAGAAACTTTGGGCATTGAAAGACCATAG
- a CDS encoding RNA-binding domain-containing protein — MTTIENIDIEFKELDRESHRIPPSVVKTLVAFLNTEGGDLFIGIQDNGNVCGVHDADDTSKRLSSLIHDAILPDASPFISLRIVTLEERRVVRASVMVGTERPYYLARIGLKPGGVYTRLGNACVPMNESGIRSLLLETSGTSFEACRSLEQDLTFITLKEEMDKRQIVFGSAQMETLKMIGSDKLFTNLAMLLSDQCSYTCKVAVFQGRDTAVFRDRKEFSGSVLKQLSDVYRFLATHNKTKARFNGLLREDTLDYPQEAIREALLNSIIHRDYLFSGSTIINVFDDRIEFVSLGGLVRGLSMEAITMGVSQSRNPNLASVFYRLQLVESYGTGIRKIMHLYKEYLRKPEFKAAEGAFSCVLPNSNEEGTYTQKHEYHEDSVGESLNAEKASILYHAKARGSISRKEVEDLVGLKTTKAFRLLKELCAEGQLTQQTCGKFTRYIPLGE, encoded by the coding sequence ATGACTACCATTGAAAATATTGATATTGAATTCAAAGAACTTGATAGGGAGTCCCACAGAATCCCCCCCTCAGTTGTTAAAACATTGGTTGCCTTTCTTAATACCGAGGGCGGTGATCTCTTTATTGGGATACAAGACAATGGAAATGTCTGTGGTGTTCATGATGCAGATGATACATCCAAGCGTTTGTCAAGTTTGATTCATGATGCCATTCTTCCCGATGCATCTCCATTTATATCTCTCAGGATAGTCACGTTGGAAGAGAGACGGGTTGTCAGGGCATCCGTAATGGTAGGAACTGAACGCCCGTACTATCTTGCTAGAATTGGTCTCAAGCCAGGTGGTGTCTACACCCGGCTCGGTAATGCATGTGTTCCTATGAATGAAAGTGGCATTCGAAGTCTGCTTCTGGAGACATCAGGAACTTCGTTTGAAGCATGCAGAAGCTTGGAACAAGATTTAACATTCATAACTTTGAAAGAGGAGATGGATAAGCGACAAATTGTCTTTGGTTCAGCCCAGATGGAAACCCTGAAAATGATAGGCTCGGATAAACTTTTTACCAATCTTGCCATGTTGCTTTCCGACCAATGTTCGTATACCTGTAAGGTGGCTGTATTTCAGGGTCGGGATACTGCAGTCTTTCGCGATAGGAAAGAATTTTCTGGATCTGTTCTGAAACAGCTTTCAGATGTGTATAGATTTCTTGCTACTCACAATAAAACAAAAGCACGATTCAACGGGCTGTTGCGAGAAGATACCTTAGATTATCCACAAGAAGCTATTCGTGAAGCACTATTGAATAGCATAATTCATCGTGACTATCTATTTTCAGGAAGTACGATTATCAATGTATTTGATGATCGTATTGAATTTGTATCTCTTGGAGGTTTGGTGAGAGGCCTTTCCATGGAGGCCATAACAATGGGAGTTTCTCAGTCAAGAAATCCTAATTTGGCTTCAGTGTTTTATCGTCTACAGTTAGTGGAAAGTTATGGGACTGGTATTCGAAAGATTATGCATCTCTATAAGGAATATCTAAGAAAACCTGAATTTAAAGCTGCTGAAGGTGCATTCTCCTGTGTCCTCCCAAATAGCAATGAAGAGGGCACGTATACCCAGAAACATGAATATCATGAGGATAGCGTTGGGGAGTCTCTGAATGCGGAGAAGGCATCCATTCTATACCATGCTAAAGCAAGAGGTTCCATTTCCAGGAAAGAAGTGGAGGACCTTGTTGGGCTGAAGACAACAAAAGCATTTAGACTTCTCAAGGAGCTGTGTGCTGAAGGACAACTCACTCAACAGACTTGTGGGAAATTCACCCGATATATTCCCCTTGGGGAGTAA
- a CDS encoding LuxR C-terminal-related transcriptional regulator, giving the protein MKGYEAAEATLSSVSRRALVERPRLDEKLALSLHYQSTLVHAPHGYGKTTAIAQFISSAGISHAYMQCSPQNNNPNVFATHLSRMLISLLSRVEESAEPADVQISRMVALLGKQSEPKFLIFDDVQFLHHKHITSWFTFLVAYLPETVHLILIGTDVAVFPKASMHRDAVLQITRDDLAFTQVEGRRLAAYFADDIDDETLTLMLENTWGSPLLLKACFAKGAIQHDEQVKGRIHELDPYFLPIWEEVPKKAETALVYTALLGTYFLGKEHEKLKAGVMLLVEKSLFVEMTGDGEVLIHPLFRSYVLNRVKAGKNRRIEHAVAQAVADLGAATLYRKAISIALSIDDYDLVASLLDEYCATLLSNGYLDFVTGAIEQLPQTPVEQYASLLLLEILSGIRKGWTAKHVMDRIARIQSSRLRKKMQEVDLLSILDGIDFLLQRDFYHAEKLLSKLPDELTYLRPLISVFIASLPLGPEEDLEQVYHHLQETLRTIGVKQYDALSIVLLGQIGSIQLELLLFEQARQSFDEALRLGYEEKSGYATSCSIAWIGKGLLSLYSGMREDAEEYLLRGLASAKGYSFYLSLHAQLALVEFYIVSSRHEEAVRLLRDAGKQAYEYDVTSIDDRFIEVMYAMAQRRVGDIPALEMWVHKHQEEEAQQDTLFDLFVLEERQVLGYYQITGQQEKAVALYASLQSELKKKHRLLLSMILSMEFGDYESQQVDFSRSQISEKHISVLQELYGVKQEGEDQLLTDREQEVLHLIGKGYMNKEIAGMMHITERTVKWHASRIYEKLQVSTRTEAVAEAQNLGIL; this is encoded by the coding sequence ATGAAAGGGTATGAAGCGGCTGAAGCAACTCTCTCTTCTGTCTCACGACGAGCTTTGGTAGAAAGGCCTCGGTTGGATGAGAAGCTTGCGCTCTCACTGCATTACCAGAGTACTCTGGTTCATGCACCCCATGGCTATGGGAAGACGACAGCGATTGCTCAATTCATTTCTTCAGCGGGGATTAGTCATGCATATATGCAGTGTAGTCCCCAAAATAATAATCCTAATGTGTTTGCCACCCATCTCAGCCGGATGCTTATCTCCCTGCTTTCTCGTGTCGAAGAGAGTGCTGAACCAGCTGATGTGCAAATCAGCCGAATGGTTGCACTTTTGGGTAAACAGAGCGAACCGAAGTTTCTGATTTTCGATGATGTTCAGTTTCTGCACCATAAACATATCACTTCTTGGTTTACATTCCTTGTAGCATATCTGCCTGAAACAGTGCATCTCATACTTATTGGGACAGATGTTGCTGTCTTTCCAAAAGCCTCAATGCATCGCGATGCAGTGTTGCAAATCACTAGGGATGATCTTGCTTTCACACAGGTGGAAGGAAGACGTTTAGCAGCGTACTTTGCAGATGATATTGATGACGAGACATTGACGCTTATGCTTGAAAACACCTGGGGATCCCCACTGTTGCTCAAAGCCTGCTTTGCCAAAGGGGCGATTCAACATGATGAACAGGTGAAAGGGAGAATCCATGAACTTGATCCGTATTTCCTACCTATATGGGAGGAGGTTCCAAAGAAAGCGGAAACAGCACTCGTGTATACTGCATTGCTTGGAACGTATTTTCTTGGGAAGGAACATGAGAAACTCAAGGCAGGGGTAATGCTCCTAGTGGAGAAATCTCTGTTTGTTGAAATGACAGGTGATGGTGAGGTTCTCATTCACCCGCTTTTTCGTTCCTATGTACTCAATCGTGTGAAAGCAGGGAAGAACAGAAGAATAGAGCATGCCGTGGCACAGGCAGTTGCAGATCTCGGTGCAGCGACCTTATATCGAAAAGCGATATCGATAGCCCTTAGCATTGATGACTATGACTTGGTTGCCAGCCTTCTCGATGAATACTGTGCAACATTGTTGTCAAATGGGTATCTGGATTTCGTCACTGGTGCAATTGAGCAACTACCCCAAACTCCCGTAGAGCAGTATGCATCATTGTTGTTACTAGAAATTCTGAGCGGAATCCGCAAGGGATGGACTGCCAAGCATGTGATGGACAGAATTGCCAGGATACAGTCATCCAGGCTAAGGAAGAAAATGCAGGAGGTTGATCTTCTGTCCATCCTTGATGGGATAGACTTCTTGCTCCAACGCGATTTCTATCATGCTGAAAAACTGTTGAGCAAGCTTCCTGATGAACTGACTTATCTCCGTCCGCTTATCAGCGTATTCATCGCTTCCTTACCTCTTGGACCGGAGGAAGATCTTGAACAGGTCTATCACCATCTACAGGAGACGCTACGAACCATTGGAGTCAAGCAATACGACGCACTTTCCATCGTGCTGCTTGGGCAAATAGGTTCTATCCAACTCGAACTCTTGTTGTTTGAACAAGCAAGGCAATCCTTTGATGAAGCTCTGAGATTGGGATATGAAGAGAAATCAGGGTATGCCACTTCCTGCAGCATCGCTTGGATAGGTAAGGGGTTGCTCTCTCTATATTCAGGGATGAGAGAGGATGCCGAGGAGTATCTGTTACGAGGACTTGCTTCTGCAAAGGGATACTCATTCTATCTTTCTCTCCATGCACAATTGGCACTTGTTGAGTTCTATATAGTGAGTAGTCGTCATGAGGAAGCGGTACGGTTGCTTCGCGATGCAGGCAAGCAAGCCTATGAGTACGATGTCACTTCCATAGATGACCGTTTCATAGAGGTGATGTATGCCATGGCACAGAGACGTGTTGGTGACATTCCTGCGTTGGAAATGTGGGTACATAAGCACCAGGAGGAGGAAGCACAACAGGATACCCTTTTTGACCTCTTTGTGTTGGAAGAACGACAAGTGCTTGGGTACTACCAGATTACTGGGCAACAGGAGAAAGCTGTTGCTCTCTATGCTTCTTTGCAATCAGAGCTCAAGAAGAAACATCGGTTGTTGCTCTCGATGATCCTCTCAATGGAATTTGGTGACTATGAATCTCAACAAGTAGATTTCTCAAGAAGCCAGATCAGCGAGAAACATATCTCTGTCTTGCAGGAATTGTACGGAGTCAAACAAGAAGGAGAGGATCAACTCCTGACTGACCGTGAGCAAGAGGTCCTGCATTTGATCGGAAAAGGCTATATGAATAAGGAGATAGCAGGGATGATGCACATAACCGAACGAACAGTGAAGTGGCATGCCTCCAGGATCTATGAAAAGTTGCAGGTAAGCACTCGAACGGAGGCGGTTGCCGAGGCCCAAAATCTAGGAATTTTATAG
- a CDS encoding D-2-hydroxyacid dehydrogenase yields MDKIVVLDGFTLNPGDMSWDAFESLGKLCVYERTDENCIVERAQDATYILTNKTPITAKTLDRLPSLKYIGVLATGFNVVDVQAAAERGITVTNIPTYGTRSVAQMVFAHLLHLTQHVAEHAQGVAKGKWQTCPDFCYWEYPLIELEGKTLGLVGYGRIGKATAQIARSFGMNVMSYDPFISAPDVETGVDFVDLDTLLSSSDFISLHCPLTDQNRGFLNKEKISIMKQGSFLINTSRGPLVCEQDLADALNSGHIAGAGLDVVSTEPIKANNPLLTAKNCYITPHISWATESARKRLMALAVDNLKAFMEGKPKNIVS; encoded by the coding sequence ATGGATAAAATTGTAGTTTTAGATGGATTTACCTTGAATCCAGGAGATATGAGTTGGGACGCATTTGAAAGTCTGGGAAAACTTTGTGTGTATGAAAGAACTGACGAAAATTGTATCGTCGAGAGAGCGCAAGACGCCACCTATATACTCACCAATAAAACCCCTATTACGGCAAAGACACTTGATAGACTTCCTTCGCTGAAGTACATCGGTGTTCTGGCAACAGGTTTTAATGTTGTTGACGTACAAGCTGCTGCTGAGAGAGGAATTACTGTCACTAATATTCCTACCTATGGCACCCGCTCAGTGGCCCAGATGGTATTTGCCCACCTATTGCATCTTACCCAGCATGTTGCTGAACATGCCCAAGGGGTTGCAAAGGGTAAATGGCAGACATGCCCTGATTTCTGCTACTGGGAGTACCCTCTTATTGAACTGGAGGGCAAGACATTAGGTCTCGTTGGTTATGGAAGAATCGGAAAAGCAACAGCGCAAATAGCCCGCTCCTTTGGGATGAACGTTATGTCCTATGATCCATTCATCTCTGCACCAGATGTAGAGACAGGCGTTGATTTTGTTGATCTCGATACGTTGCTTTCGTCCTCTGATTTCATTAGCTTACACTGCCCACTTACAGATCAGAACAGGGGGTTCCTGAACAAAGAGAAAATTTCGATCATGAAACAGGGTAGTTTCTTGATCAATACAAGCAGAGGCCCTCTTGTTTGTGAACAGGATCTGGCTGATGCACTCAATAGCGGACATATCGCTGGTGCTGGTTTGGATGTGGTTTCGACAGAGCCAATCAAGGCAAACAATCCATTGCTTACGGCAAAGAACTGCTACATCACTCCCCATATTTCATGGGCAACAGAAAGTGCAAGAAAACGGCTGATGGCTCTGGCTGTAGATAATCTAAAGGCCTTCATGGAAGGGAAACCGAAGAATATCGTATCATAG